Below is a genomic region from Populus trichocarpa isolate Nisqually-1 chromosome 15, P.trichocarpa_v4.1, whole genome shotgun sequence.
GCCCTTCTTGTGcacagttttgtttttcatgagaTCAGAACAAGCCTCCAAACCAGTAGCATTGCCACAGAGGTTGGTGTTGTTGCGAATTGCTTCAAATGGTGCCTCGCGAAAGGCTTTGATGTCAGGAATGGGACCCTCTAACTTGTTAAAGGATACATCCACTTTAGTGAGGCCTTGCAGTCTACTAAAACTGGCTGGAATGAGACCAGACAGCATATTATGGGAGAGGTTTAATTCCTCTAGCCGCTGCAGCTGTCCAAGCTCCGGTGCTATACCTCCCATCAGGGAATTCCAACTGAGATCAAGACTTTGAAGAGACTGTAAAGACCCCATCTCAGCAGGAATAATCCCTGCGAAGCTATTCTTGCTCATATTCAAGAATATCAGTTTTGAGCACTTGCCAAGCTGTTTAAGAATTGTTGCGCTAAAATTGTTCGCGGCCAGGCCAAGCCTTTCGAGATCAGATAGCGATGCGACATCGAAAGGAATATCACCTGATAGTTTGTTATCGTTGAGTTCAAGTTCAATCAACTTTAAATTTCCCAATTCTTTTGGAATTCTCCCAACTAGTTGATTTGACGAGAGGTCAAGAGCTTGTAAATGAGTTGCCTTTCCAAGAGCTGCTGGTATTTCTCCAGAAATCTTGTTTCCAGAAATCTTGAAGGTTGTCAGATTGTTAAACTGCTCCCATTTCAATGAAAGTTCACCATGCAATTCATTATCACTCAAATCCATGTAGTACACATGAGGATGTGTGCCAAAAGCTTCAGAAATGTTTCCACTAAGTTGGTTTCTCTCAAGTCTGAGTCTCAACAAGCTGCTGCAATTTCTCAAGCTTTTTGGGATAGCTCCCGTGAAATAATTGTCCAACGCCGCAAAATGTGAAAGTAATCCACCAAGGCACACATCTCGTGGTAGATTTCCAGACAATCTATTAGAATATATATGTAACCAATACAAATGTGTAAGGTTGTTCATTTCTGGAGGAATAGGACCAAAAAGACTGTTTTTCGCAAGGTGAAGTTCAGATAAGCTTCTTAAATTGCCTAGAGATGCTGGTATTGTACCAGTTAGATTATTAGATGACAAATTTAAAGTAGTCAGGTTTCCTAAGTTTCCTAAAGATGCTGGTATTGCACCAGTTAGATTATTAGATGACAAAAGTAAACTGGTGAGAGATCTCATGTTTCCTATGGAAGCAGGGATTGGACCTTCAAAATTATTTCCGGACAAGTGAAGGGCAGATAGATGTTCAAGCATTCCTACTTCCCTAGGTATGAAACCAGAGAGTTCGTTGCCATGAAGGTAAAGATACGACAAGTTGCTTAAGTTTCCTATGGACGTAGGAAGACCACCACTAAGGTTGTTTTTTGACAAATCAAGCAAATCAAGAGATACCAATTTTCCAACTTCTGGTGGTATGTTGCCAGAAATGCTATTTGAAGacaaatcaagtttgataaggTTACCTATACGTGAAGGAATGGACCCATAGAGCGAGTTGTTGCGAAGGATAAGCACAGTCAAGTTAGGAAAGGAAGGGAATCTGAGACTATTTAGGGTACCTCTCAAACTAGAATTAGGAAGACTTATGTTGGTGACGCTACCAGACTTGTCGCAACTGATTCCGACCCAGTTGCAAGGGCTGTCTCCAGCCCAAGAAGACAGGAGAGACTGGCTTCGGTTGTCAAGACTGACTTTCCATTCTAGAAGAGCTTCTGCTTCCTTCCTTCCATTTGCTACTTCAGCTCCAGTAGCCGAGTAAGCAAAAGAAGTAAAGAAGGTAGCATAAGCAAGTAAGGAACAAAACAACGAAGGTATGGATAAGAGCAAGATATGGGAAGCCATGGCCTTGGTGGTTTACTTTCTTAAGGAGGATGTATAAAATGATTAGCCCTGCATACGTGTATATCTATGGGAGCCATAAGATGAAATACCGGCCCTTTGCGCAGGAATTCATTTGTCTTGGTCATGATCGAAAATTTCTGAAGAAGATAGACAGTTGCGTCTTAATTGGATGTCTTCGGGTTTCCCGTGAAATTTCGAGTGTGGAACAACATTGGAATGACATATTGAAATTTCGAGTGTGGTTTATGTTTTCGTTATTTCCTTGTTCCTTTCATTGGTCTCTTACCAATCAAATGAATCCACTTTGAAAAGTTACCGCTAGTAGAAAGAATATTGGAATGACATTTACATGGTTAGCCTTCAGACGATAGCCATATTTCGAAGGCAGTAAACTTGATCATAGACAAGGAAAGTagttcttaagaaaataaatatttttctttattttttattctatttaagaatttatttatttg
It encodes:
- the LOC18110403 gene encoding MDIS1-interacting receptor like kinase 2 isoform X23, with protein sequence MASHILLLSIPSLFCSLLAYATFFTSFAYSATGAEVANGRKEAEALLEWKVSLDNRSQSLLSSWAGDSPCNWVGISCDKSGSVTNISLPNSSLRGTLNSLRFPSFPNLTVLILRNNSLYGSIPSRIGNLIKLDLSSNSISGNIPPEVGKLVSLDLLDLSKNNLSGGLPTSIGNLSNLSYLYLHGNELSGFIPREVGMLEHLSALHLSGNNFEGPIPASIGNMRSLTSLLLSSNNLTGAIPASLGNLGNLTTLNLSSNNLTGTIPASLGNLRSLSELHLAKNSLFGPIPPEMNNLTHLYWLHIYSNRLSGNLPRDVCLGGLLSHFAALDNYFTGAIPKSLRNCSSLLRLRLERNQLSGNISEAFGTHPHVYYMDLSDNELHGELSLKWEQFNNLTTFKISGNKISGEIPAALGKATHLQALDLSSNQLVGRIPKELGNLKLIELELNDNKLSGDIPFDVASLSDLERLGLAANNFSATILKQLGKCSKLIFLNMSKNSFAGIIPAEMGSLQSLQSLDLSWNSLMGGIAPELGQLQRLEELNLSHNMLSGLIPASFSRLQGLTKVDVSFNKLEGPIPDIKAFREAPFEAIRNNTNLCGNATGLEACSDLMKNKTVHKKGPTVIILTVFSLLGSLLGLIVGFLIFFQSGRKKRLMETPQRDVPARWCTGGELRYEDIIEATEEFNSEYCIGTGGYGVVYKAVLPSEQVLAVKKFHQTPEVEMSSLKAFRSEIDVLMGIRHRNIVKLYGFCSHAKHSFLVYEFVERGSLRKLLNDEEQATKMDWDKRINLIKGVANALSYMHHDCSPPIIHRDISSNNVLLDSEYEAHVSDFGTARLLMPDSSNWTSFAGTFGYTAPELAYTMKVDEKCDVYSFGVVTLEVMMGKHPGDFISSLMLSASTSSSSPSGHNTILKDVLDQRLPPPENELADGVAHVAKLAFACLQTDPHYRPTMRQVSKELTTRWPLLPKLFSTMELEDILVHKNVIG
- the LOC18110403 gene encoding MDIS1-interacting receptor like kinase 2 isoform X12; this encodes MASHILLLSIPSLFCSLLAYATFFTSFAYSATGAEVANGRKEAEALLEWKVSLDNRSQSLLSSWAGDSPCNWVGISCDKSGSVTNISLPNSSLRGTLNSLRFPSFPNLTVLILRNNSLYGSIPSRIGNLIKLDLSSNSISGNIPPEVGKLVSLDLLDLSKNNLSGGLPTSIGNLSNLSYLYLHGNELSGFIPREVGMLEHLSALHLSGNNFEGPIPASIGNMRSLTSLLLSSNNLTGAIPASLGNLGNLTTLNLSSNNLTGTIPASLGNLRSLSELHLAKNSLFGPIPPEMNNLTHLYWLHIYSNRLSGNLPRDVCLGGLLSHFAALDNYFTGAIPKSLRNCSSLLRLRLERNQLSGNISEAFGTHPHVYYMDLSDNELHGELSLKWEQFNNLTTFKISGNKISGEIPAALGKATHLQALDLSSNQLVGRIPKELGNLKLIELELNDNKLSGDIPFDVASLSDLERLGLAANNFSATILKQLGKCSKLIFLNMSKNSFAGIIPAEMGSLQSLQSLDLSWNSLMGGIAPELGQLQRLEELNLSHNMLSGLIPASFSRLQGLTKVDVSFNKLEGPIPDIKAFREAPFEAIRNNTNLCGNATGLEACSDLMKNKTVHKKGPTVIILTVFSLLGSLLGLIVGFLIFFQSGRKKRLMETPQRDVPARWCTGGELRYEDIIEATEEFNSEYCIGTGGYGVVYKAVLPSEQVLAVKKFHQTPEVEMSSLKAFRSEIDVLMGIRHRNIVKLYGFCSHAKHSFLVYEFVERGSLRKLLNDEEQATKMDWDKRINLIKGVANALSYMHHDCSPPIIHRDISSNNVLLDSEYEAHVSDFGTARLLMPDSSNWTSFAGTFGYTAPELAYTMKVDENCDVYSFGVLTLEVMMGKHPGDFISSLMFSASTSSSSPTGHNTLLKDVLDQRLPPPENELADGVAHVAKLAFACLQTDPHYRPTMRQVSKELTTRWPLLPKLFSTMELEDILVHKNVIG
- the LOC18110403 gene encoding MDIS1-interacting receptor like kinase 2 isoform X40, yielding MASHILLLSIPSLFCSLLAYATFFTSFAYSATGAEVANGRKEAEALLEWKVSLDNRSQSLLSSWAGDSPCNWVGISCDKSGSVTNISLPNSSLRGTLNSLRFPSFPNLTVLILRNNSLYGSIPSRIGNLIKLDLSSNSISGNIPPEVGKLVSLDLLDLSKNNLSGGLPTSIGNLSNLSYLYLHGNELSGFIPREVGMLEHLSALHLSGNNFEGPIPASIGNMRSLTSLLLSSNNLTGAIPASLGNLGNLTTLNLSSNNLTGTIPASLGNLRSLSELHLAKNSLFGPIPPEMNNLTHLYWLHIYSNRLSGNLPRDVCLGGLLSHFAALDNYFTGAIPKSLRNCSSLLRLRLERNQLSGNISEAFGTHPHVYYMDLSDNELHGELSLKWEQFNNLTTFKISGNKISGEIPAALGKATHLQALDLSSNQLVGRIPKELGNLKLIELELNDNKLSGDIPFDVASLSDLERLGLAANNFSATILKQLGKCSKLIFLNMSKNSFAGIIPAEMGSLQSLQSLDLSWNSLMGGIAPELGQLQRLEELNLSHNMLSGLIPASFSRLQGLTKVDVSFNKLEGPIPDIKAFREAPFEAIRNNTNLCGNATGLEACSDLMKNKTVHKKGPTVIILTVFSLLGSLLGLIVGFLIFFQSGRKKRLMETPQRDVPARWCTGGELRYEDIIEATEEFNSEYCIGTGGYGVVYKAVLPSEQVLAVKKFHQTPEVEMSSLKAFRSEIDVLMGIRHRNIVKLYGFCSHAKHSFLVYEFVERGSLRKLLNDEEQATKMDWDKRINLIKGVANALSYMHHDCSPPIIHRDISSNNVLLDSEYEAHVSDFGTARLLMPDSSNWTSFAGTFGYTAPGM
- the LOC18110403 gene encoding MDIS1-interacting receptor like kinase 2 isoform X26, encoding MASHILLLSIPSLFCSLLAYATFFTSFAYSATGAEVANGRKEAEALLEWKVSLDNRSQSLLSSWAGDSPCNWVGISCDKSGSVTNISLPNSSLRGTLNSLRFPSFPNLTVLILRNNSLYGSIPSRIGNLIKLDLSSNSISGNIPPEVGKLVSLDLLDLSKNNLSGGLPTSIGNLSNLSYLYLHGNELSGFIPREVGMLEHLSALHLSGNNFEGPIPASIGNMRSLTSLLLSSNNLTGAIPASLGNLGNLTTLNLSSNNLTGTIPASLGNLRSLSELHLAKNSLFGPIPPEMNNLTHLYWLHIYSNRLSGNLPRDVCLGGLLSHFAALDNYFTGAIPKSLRNCSSLLRLRLERNQLSGNISEAFGTHPHVYYMDLSDNELHGELSLKWEQFNNLTTFKISGNKISGEIPAALGKATHLQALDLSSNQLVGRIPKELGNLKLIELELNDNKLSGDIPFDVASLSDLERLGLAANNFSATILKQLGKCSKLIFLNMSKNSFAGIIPAEMGSLQSLQSLDLSWNSLMGGIAPELGQLQRLEELNLSHNMLSGLIPASFSRLQGLTKVDVSFNKLEGPIPDIKAFREAPFEAIRNNTNLCGNATGLEACSDLMKNKTVHKKGPTVIILTVFSLLGSLLGLIVGFLIFFQSGRKKRLMETPQRDVPARWCTGGELRYEDIIEATEEFNSEYCIGTGGYGVVYKAVLPSEQVLAVKKFHQTPEVEMSSLKAFRSEIDVLMGIRHRNIVKLYGFCSHAKHSFLVYEFVERGSLRKLLNDEEQATKMDWDKRINLIKGVANALSYMHHDCSPPIIHRDISSNNVLLDSEYEAHVSDFGTARLLMPDSSNWTSFAGTFGYTAPELAYTMKVDENCDVYSFGVLTLEVMMGKHPGDFISSLMFSASTSSSSPSGHNTILKDVLDQRLPPPENELADGVAHVAKLAFACLQTDPHYRPTMRQVSKELTTRWPLLPKLFSTMELEDILVHKNVIG
- the LOC18110403 gene encoding MDIS1-interacting receptor like kinase 2 isoform X33, giving the protein MASHILLLSIPSLFCSLLAYATFFTSFAYSATGAEVANGRKEAEALLEWKVSLDNRSQSLLSSWAGDSPCNWVGISCDKSGSVTNISLPNSSLRGTLNSLRFPSFPNLTVLILRNNSLYGSIPSRIGNLIKLDLSSNSISGNIPPEVGKLVSLDLLDLSKNNLSGGLPTSIGNLSNLSYLYLHGNELSGFIPREVGMLEHLSALHLSGNNFEGPIPASIGNMRSLTSLLLSSNNLTGAIPASLGNLGNLTTLNLSSNNLTGTIPASLGNLRSLSELHLAKNSLFGPIPPEMNNLTHLYWLHIYSNRLSGNLPRDVCLGGLLSHFAALDNYFTGAIPKSLRNCSSLLRLRLERNQLSGNISEAFGTHPHVYYMDLSDNELHGELSLKWEQFNNLTTFKISGNKISGEIPAALGKATHLQALDLSSNQLVGRIPKELGNLKLIELELNDNKLSGDIPFDVASLSDLERLGLAANNFSATILKQLGKCSKLIFLNMSKNSFAGIIPAEMGSLQSLQSLDLSWNSLMGGIAPELGQLQRLEELNLSHNMLSGLIPASFSRLQGLTKVDVSFNKLEGPIPDIKAFREAPFEAIRNNTNLCGNATGLEACSDLMKNKTVHKKGPTVIILTVFSLLGSLLGLIVGFLIFFQSGRKKRLMETPQRDVPARWCTGGELRYEDIIEATEEFNSEYCIGTGGYGVVYKAVLPSEQVLAVKKFHQTPEVEMSSLKAFRSEIDVLMGIRHRNIVKLYGFCSHAKHSFLVYEFVERGSLRKLLNDEEQATKMDWDKRINLIKGVANALSYMHHDCSPPIIHRDISSNNVLLDSEYEAHVSDFGTARLLMPDSSNWTSFAGTFGYTAPELAYTMKVDEKCDVYSFGVLTLEVMMGKHPGDLISSLMFSASTSSSSPTGHNTLLKDVLDQRLPPPENELADGVAHVAKLAFACLQTDPHYRPTMRQVSKELTTRWPLLPKLFSTMELEDILVHKNVIG
- the LOC18110403 gene encoding MDIS1-interacting receptor like kinase 2 isoform X32; its protein translation is MASHILLLSIPSLFCSLLAYATFFTSFAYSATGAEVANGRKEAEALLEWKVSLDNRSQSLLSSWAGDSPCNWVGISCDKSGSVTNISLPNSSLRGTLNSLRFPSFPNLTVLILRNNSLYGSIPSRIGNLIKLDLSSNSISGNIPPEVGKLVSLDLLDLSKNNLSGGLPTSIGNLSNLSYLYLHGNELSGFIPREVGMLEHLSALHLSGNNFEGPIPASIGNMRSLTSLLLSSNNLTGAIPASLGNLGNLTTLNLSSNNLTGTIPASLGNLRSLSELHLAKNSLFGPIPPEMNNLTHLYWLHIYSNRLSGNLPRDVCLGGLLSHFAALDNYFTGAIPKSLRNCSSLLRLRLERNQLSGNISEAFGTHPHVYYMDLSDNELHGELSLKWEQFNNLTTFKISGNKISGEIPAALGKATHLQALDLSSNQLVGRIPKELGNLKLIELELNDNKLSGDIPFDVASLSDLERLGLAANNFSATILKQLGKCSKLIFLNMSKNSFAGIIPAEMGSLQSLQSLDLSWNSLMGGIAPELGQLQRLEELNLSHNMLSGLIPASFSRLQGLTKVDVSFNKLEGPIPDIKAFREAPFEAIRNNTNLCGNATGLEACSDLMKNKTVHKKGPTVIILTVFSLLGSLLGLIVGFLIFFQSGRKKRLMETPQRDVPARWCTGGELRYEDIIEATEEFNSEYCIGTGGYGVVYKAVLPSEQVLAVKKFHQTPEVEMSSLKAFRSEIDVLMGIRHRNIVKLYGFCSHAKHSFLVYEFVERGSLRKLLNDEEQATKMDWDKRINLIKGVANALSYMHHDCSPPIIHRDISSNNVLLDSEYEAHVSDFGTARLLMPDSSNWTSFAGTFGYTAPELAYTMKVDENCDVYSFGVLTLEVMMGKHPGDFISSLMFSASTSSSSPSGHNTLLKDVLDQRLPPPENELADGVALVAKLAFACLQTDPHYRPTMRQVSTELTTRWPPLPKLFSTMELEDIMVHRNDIG
- the LOC18110403 gene encoding MDIS1-interacting receptor like kinase 2 isoform X11; amino-acid sequence: MASHILLLSIPSLFCSLLAYATFFTSFAYSATGAEVANGRKEAEALLEWKVSLDNRSQSLLSSWAGDSPCNWVGISCDKSGSVTNISLPNSSLRGTLNSLRFPSFPNLTVLILRNNSLYGSIPSRIGNLIKLDLSSNSISGNIPPEVGKLVSLDLLDLSKNNLSGGLPTSIGNLSNLSYLYLHGNELSGFIPREVGMLEHLSALHLSGNNFEGPIPASIGNMRSLTSLLLSSNNLTGAIPASLGNLGNLTTLNLSSNNLTGTIPASLGNLRSLSELHLAKNSLFGPIPPEMNNLTHLYWLHIYSNRLSGNLPRDVCLGGLLSHFAALDNYFTGAIPKSLRNCSSLLRLRLERNQLSGNISEAFGTHPHVYYMDLSDNELHGELSLKWEQFNNLTTFKISGNKISGEIPAALGKATHLQALDLSSNQLVGRIPKELGNLKLIELELNDNKLSGDIPFDVASLSDLERLGLAANNFSATILKQLGKCSKLIFLNMSKNSFAGIIPAEMGSLQSLQSLDLSWNSLMGGIAPELGQLQRLEELNLSHNMLSGLIPASFSRLQGLTKVDVSFNKLEGPIPDIKAFREAPFEAIRNNTNLCGNATGLEACSDLMKNKTVHKKGPTVIILTVFSLLGSLLGLIVGFLIFFQSGRKKRLMETPQRDVPARWCTGGELRYEDIIEATEEFNSEYCIGTGGYGVVYKAVLPSEQVLAVKKFHQTPEVEMSSLKAFRSEIDVLMGIRHRNIVKLYGFCSHAKHSFLVYEFVERGSLRKLLNDEEQATKMDWDKRINLIKGVANALSYMHHDCSPPIIHRDISSNNVLLDSEYEAHVSDFGTARLLMPDSSNWTSFAGTFGYTAPELAYTMKVDENCDVYSFGVLTLEVMMGKHPGDFISSLMFSASTSSSSPTGHNTLLKDVLDQRLPPPENELADGVALVAKLAFACLQTDPHHRPTMRQVSTELTTRWPPLPKLFSTIELEDELVHRNVNG
- the LOC18110403 gene encoding MDIS1-interacting receptor like kinase 2 isoform X21; translation: MASHILLLSIPSLFCSLLAYATFFTSFAYSATGAEVANGRKEAEALLEWKVSLDNRSQSLLSSWAGDSPCNWVGISCDKSGSVTNISLPNSSLRGTLNSLRFPSFPNLTVLILRNNSLYGSIPSRIGNLIKLDLSSNSISGNIPPEVGKLVSLDLLDLSKNNLSGGLPTSIGNLSNLSYLYLHGNELSGFIPREVGMLEHLSALHLSGNNFEGPIPASIGNMRSLTSLLLSSNNLTGAIPASLGNLGNLTTLNLSSNNLTGTIPASLGNLRSLSELHLAKNSLFGPIPPEMNNLTHLYWLHIYSNRLSGNLPRDVCLGGLLSHFAALDNYFTGAIPKSLRNCSSLLRLRLERNQLSGNISEAFGTHPHVYYMDLSDNELHGELSLKWEQFNNLTTFKISGNKISGEIPAALGKATHLQALDLSSNQLVGRIPKELGNLKLIELELNDNKLSGDIPFDVASLSDLERLGLAANNFSATILKQLGKCSKLIFLNMSKNSFAGIIPAEMGSLQSLQSLDLSWNSLMGGIAPELGQLQRLEELNLSHNMLSGLIPASFSRLQGLTKVDVSFNKLEGPIPDIKAFREAPFEAIRNNTNLCGNATGLEACSDLMKNKTVHKKGPTVIILTVFSLLGSLLGLIVGFLIFFQSGRKKRLMETPQRDVPARWCTGGELRYEDIIEATEEFNSEYCIGTGGYGVVYKAVLPSEQVLAVKKFHQTPEVEMSSLKAFRSEIDVLMGIRHRNIVKLYGFCSHAKHSFLVYEFVERGSLRKLLNDEEQATKMDWDKRINLIKGVANALSYMHHDCSPPIIHRDISSNNVLLDSEYEAHVSDFGTARLLMPDSSNWTSFAGTFGYTAPELAYTMKVDENCDVYSFGVLTLEVMMGKHPGDFISSLMFSASTSSSSPTGHNTLLKDVLDQRLPPPENELADGVAHVAKLAFACLQTDPHYRPTMRKVSTELTTRWPPLPKLFSTIELEDELVHRNVNG
- the LOC18110403 gene encoding MDIS1-interacting receptor like kinase 2 isoform X30; its protein translation is MASHILLLSIPSLFCSLLAYATFFTSFAYSATGAEVANGRKEAEALLEWKVSLDNRSQSLLSSWAGDSPCNWVGISCDKSGSVTNISLPNSSLRGTLNSLRFPSFPNLTVLILRNNSLYGSIPSRIGNLIKLDLSSNSISGNIPPEVGKLVSLDLLDLSKNNLSGGLPTSIGNLSNLSYLYLHGNELSGFIPREVGMLEHLSALHLSGNNFEGPIPASIGNMRSLTSLLLSSNNLTGAIPASLGNLGNLTTLNLSSNNLTGTIPASLGNLRSLSELHLAKNSLFGPIPPEMNNLTHLYWLHIYSNRLSGNLPRDVCLGGLLSHFAALDNYFTGAIPKSLRNCSSLLRLRLERNQLSGNISEAFGTHPHVYYMDLSDNELHGELSLKWEQFNNLTTFKISGNKISGEIPAALGKATHLQALDLSSNQLVGRIPKELGNLKLIELELNDNKLSGDIPFDVASLSDLERLGLAANNFSATILKQLGKCSKLIFLNMSKNSFAGIIPAEMGSLQSLQSLDLSWNSLMGGIAPELGQLQRLEELNLSHNMLSGLIPASFSRLQGLTKVDVSFNKLEGPIPDIKAFREAPFEAIRNNTNLCGNATGLEACSDLMKNKTVHKKGPTVIILTVFSLLGSLLGLIVGFLIFFQSGRKKRLMETPQRDVPARWCTGGELRYEDIIEATEEFNSEYCIGTGGYGVVYKAVLPSEQVLAVKKFHQTPEVEMSSLKAFRSEIDVLMGIRHRNIVKLYGFCSHAKHSFLVYEFVERGSLRKLLNDEEQATKMDWDKRINLIKGVANALSYMHHDCSPPIIHRDISSNNVLLDSEYEAHVSDFGTARLLMPDSSNWTSFAGTFGYTAPELAYTMKVDEKCDVYSFGVLTLEVMMGKHPGDLISSLMFSASTSSSSPTGHNTLLKDVLDQRLPPPENELADGVALVAKLAFACLQTDPHHRPTMRQVSTELTTRWPPLPKLFSTIELEDELVHRNVNG
- the LOC18110403 gene encoding MDIS1-interacting receptor like kinase 2 isoform X14; this translates as MASHILLLSIPSLFCSLLAYATFFTSFAYSATGAEVANGRKEAEALLEWKVSLDNRSQSLLSSWAGDSPCNWVGISCDKSGSVTNISLPNSSLRGTLNSLRFPSFPNLTVLILRNNSLYGSIPSRIGNLIKLDLSSNSISGNIPPEVGKLVSLDLLDLSKNNLSGGLPTSIGNLSNLSYLYLHGNELSGFIPREVGMLEHLSALHLSGNNFEGPIPASIGNMRSLTSLLLSSNNLTGAIPASLGNLGNLTTLNLSSNNLTGTIPASLGNLRSLSELHLAKNSLFGPIPPEMNNLTHLYWLHIYSNRLSGNLPRDVCLGGLLSHFAALDNYFTGAIPKSLRNCSSLLRLRLERNQLSGNISEAFGTHPHVYYMDLSDNELHGELSLKWEQFNNLTTFKISGNKISGEIPAALGKATHLQALDLSSNQLVGRIPKELGNLKLIELELNDNKLSGDIPFDVASLSDLERLGLAANNFSATILKQLGKCSKLIFLNMSKNSFAGIIPAEMGSLQSLQSLDLSWNSLMGGIAPELGQLQRLEELNLSHNMLSGLIPASFSRLQGLTKVDVSFNKLEGPIPDIKAFREAPFEAIRNNTNLCGNATGLEACSDLMKNKTVHKKGPTVIILTVFSLLGSLLGLIVGFLIFFQSGRKKRLMETPQRDVPARWCTGGELRYEDIIEATEEFNSEYCIGTGGYGVVYKAVLPSEQVLAVKKFHQTPEVEMSSLKAFRSEIDVLMGIRHRNIVKLYGFCSHAKHSFLVYEFVERGSLRKVLNEEEQSAKMDWDKRMNLIKGVANALSYMHHDCSPPIIHRDISSNNVLLDSEYEAHVSDFGTARLLMPDSSNWTSFAGTFGYTAPELAYTMKVDEKCDVYSFGVLTLEVMMGKHPGDFISSLMLSASTSSSSPIGHNTVLKDVLDQRLPPPENELADGVAHVAKLAFACLQTDPHYRPTMRQVSTELTTRWPPLPKLFSTMELEDIMVHRNDIG
- the LOC18110403 gene encoding MDIS1-interacting receptor like kinase 2 isoform X27, with translation MASHILLLSIPSLFCSLLAYATFFTSFAYSATGAEVANGRKEAEALLEWKVSLDNRSQSLLSSWAGDSPCNWVGISCDKSGSVTNISLPNSSLRGTLNSLRFPSFPNLTVLILRNNSLYGSIPSRIGNLIKLDLSSNSISGNIPPEVGKLVSLDLLDLSKNNLSGGLPTSIGNLSNLSYLYLHGNELSGFIPREVGMLEHLSALHLSGNNFEGPIPASIGNMRSLTSLLLSSNNLTGAIPASLGNLGNLTTLNLSSNNLTGTIPASLGNLRSLSELHLAKNSLFGPIPPEMNNLTHLYWLHIYSNRLSGNLPRDVCLGGLLSHFAALDNYFTGAIPKSLRNCSSLLRLRLERNQLSGNISEAFGTHPHVYYMDLSDNELHGELSLKWEQFNNLTTFKISGNKISGEIPAALGKATHLQALDLSSNQLVGRIPKELGNLKLIELELNDNKLSGDIPFDVASLSDLERLGLAANNFSATILKQLGKCSKLIFLNMSKNSFAGIIPAEMGSLQSLQSLDLSWNSLMGGIAPELGQLQRLEELNLSHNMLSGLIPASFSRLQGLTKVDVSFNKLEGPIPDIKAFREAPFEAIRNNTNLCGNATGLEACSDLMKNKTVHKKGPTVIILTVFSLLGSLLGLIVGFLIFFQSGRKKRLMETPQRDVPARWCTGGELRYEDIIEATEEFNSEYCIGTGGYGVVYKAVLPSEQVLAVKKFHQTPEVEMSSLKAFRSEIDVLMGIRHRNIVKLYGFCSHAKHSFLVYEFVERGSLRKLLNDEEQATKMDWDKRINLIKGVANALSYMHHDCSPPIIHRDISSNNVLLDSEYEAHVSDFGTARLLMPDSSNWTSFAGTFGYTAPELAYTMKVDEKCDVYSFGVLTLEVMMGKHPGDLISSLMFSASTSSSSPTGHNTLLKDVLDQRLPPPENELADGVAHVAKLAFACLQTDPHYRPTMRKVSTELTTRWPPLPKLFSTIELEDELVHRNVNG
- the LOC18110403 gene encoding MDIS1-interacting receptor like kinase 2 isoform X28, with product MASHILLLSIPSLFCSLLAYATFFTSFAYSATGAEVANGRKEAEALLEWKVSLDNRSQSLLSSWAGDSPCNWVGISCDKSGSVTNISLPNSSLRGTLNSLRFPSFPNLTVLILRNNSLYGSIPSRIGNLIKLDLSSNSISGNIPPEVGKLVSLDLLDLSKNNLSGGLPTSIGNLSNLSYLYLHGNELSGFIPREVGMLEHLSALHLSGNNFEGPIPASIGNMRSLTSLLLSSNNLTGAIPASLGNLGNLTTLNLSSNNLTGTIPASLGNLRSLSELHLAKNSLFGPIPPEMNNLTHLYWLHIYSNRLSGNLPRDVCLGGLLSHFAALDNYFTGAIPKSLRNCSSLLRLRLERNQLSGNISEAFGTHPHVYYMDLSDNELHGELSLKWEQFNNLTTFKISGNKISGEIPAALGKATHLQALDLSSNQLVGRIPKELGNLKLIELELNDNKLSGDIPFDVASLSDLERLGLAANNFSATILKQLGKCSKLIFLNMSKNSFAGIIPAEMGSLQSLQSLDLSWNSLMGGIAPELGQLQRLEELNLSHNMLSGLIPASFSRLQGLTKVDVSFNKLEGPIPDIKAFREAPFEAIRNNTNLCGNATGLEACSDLMKNKTVHKKGPTVIILTVFSLLGSLLGLIVGFLIFFQSGRKKRLMETPQRDVPARWCTGGELRYEDIIEATEEFNSEYCIGTGGYGVVYKAVLPSEQVLAVKKFHQTPEVEMSSLKAFRSEIDVLMGIRHRNIVKLYGFCSHAKHSFLVYEFVERGSLRKVLNDEEQAGKMDWDKRMNLIKGVANALSYMHHDCSPPIIHRDISSNNVLLDSEYEAHVSDFGTARLLMPDSSNWTSFAGTFGYTAPELAYTMKVDEKCDVYSFGVLTLEVMMGKHPGDFISSLILSASTSSSSPIGHNTVLKDVLDQRLPPPENELADGVAHVAKLAFACLQTDPHYRPTMRQVSTELTTRWPPLPKLFSTMELEDIMVHRNVIG